In Verrucomicrobiota bacterium, a genomic segment contains:
- a CDS encoding SMP-30/gluconolactonase/LRE family protein, whose product MKRFSALITALLIGFQASAQDSINFPTLGEIRQHHPDLAKLIDPKTPIQVITSGYVWTEGPAWNKEGQFLVFSEIPSNTVYQWVEGKGASKWFSPSGYTGVTDYGTEPGSNGLMFDPEGRLISCEHGDRRVSVMLNNGGKKTLADNYNGKRFNSPNDVTRASNGNYYFTDPPYGLPDRFTDPRREMDYCGVYLLRPSGEVVLLTKEIERPNGIGLSPDQKTLYVAQSFADKPTITSFPVNADGTVGEGKLLYDSTPLMGPGRKGNPDGLKVDSQGNLWASGPGGIMILNAEGNLLGHILTGEQTSNCAFGGPDGSILYITADTYVLRVQTKVSGIGF is encoded by the coding sequence ATGAAAAGATTCTCCGCTTTAATTACCGCATTATTGATTGGCTTTCAGGCAAGCGCCCAGGACTCCATAAACTTCCCCACCCTTGGCGAAATCAGGCAGCATCACCCGGATCTTGCAAAACTCATTGACCCCAAAACTCCGATTCAGGTTATCACTTCTGGCTATGTATGGACTGAAGGGCCGGCCTGGAACAAAGAAGGCCAATTCCTGGTATTCTCTGAAATCCCCAGTAACACGGTTTATCAATGGGTGGAAGGTAAAGGGGCCAGCAAGTGGTTTTCTCCTTCGGGCTACACCGGCGTAACCGACTATGGAACAGAACCAGGGAGCAACGGTTTGATGTTTGATCCGGAAGGAAGGCTCATTTCCTGCGAGCACGGTGATCGCAGGGTCTCCGTTATGCTCAATAACGGTGGTAAGAAAACCTTGGCAGACAATTACAATGGTAAACGGTTTAACAGCCCAAACGATGTAACCCGTGCCTCCAACGGAAATTATTATTTCACCGATCCGCCCTACGGACTCCCCGATCGTTTTACTGATCCCCGTCGAGAAATGGATTACTGTGGTGTCTATCTTCTTCGACCATCCGGCGAAGTTGTCTTGCTCACAAAAGAAATCGAACGCCCTAACGGAATAGGGTTATCGCCCGACCAAAAAACCCTTTACGTTGCACAGTCATTTGCCGACAAGCCAACTATTACTTCCTTTCCGGTGAATGCTGACGGTACAGTAGGCGAAGGTAAATTGCTCTACGATTCCACCCCTCTAATGGGGCCTGGACGCAAAGGTAATCCCGATGGACTTAAAGTAGACTCTCAGGGTAATCTGTGGGCATCCGGCCCAGGTGGTATCATGATTCTGAATGCAGAGGGAAATCTCCTCGGACATATCCTTACAGGAGAGCAAACCAGCAACTGCGCTTTTGGAGGACCGGATGGCTCGATACTTTATATAACCGCCGACACCTATGTCCTTCGCGTACAGACCAAAGTTAGCGGAATTGGATTTTAG